In Pedobacter sp. WC2423, the following are encoded in one genomic region:
- a CDS encoding RagB/SusD family nutrient uptake outer membrane protein has translation MKHYIYKSLIVFAGLAVTFSCKKSLVENNPSGITAESVYTTPAGFETLVNAAYSYQRWWYGKEEGHSISEMGTDLWMSGAGDINTDLTQYINLQGTNAAITTEWQQLYAAVNLCNAGINKIAGAGLSSTARPIREAELKFLRAFYYWHIVETWGGVHFSLNETQGVITTANKTPVETFNKQIIEDLLFAVANLPVTTADYGRVTKPAAQAFLSRMYLTQKKNTEARDMAVAVINGGYGFTLLPAYADLWKMSNLKNKEVVYTVNYSTNLSLNDLLDPILNPLGHSRGSNSGHMLYAMKYDDQPGMLRDLANGRPFDRYMPTRFLLDLYDDNDSRYEGSFQTVWYANGTTRPAGMKIGDTAILTTKKVFPSTGKIYKVFDRNAVYNANGTVKDQLHYVSLNKFADPVRTSINEAQSARDVFVIRFAELYLIAAEAEFNLGNPGAAATYLNVIRTRAAKSGKVAAMQITPAQVSLDFILDERAREFAGEQIRWFDLKRTGKLLERVKAFNPDAKGITDFNLIRPIPRTQIDAVTNKSEFTQNPGYQ, from the coding sequence ATGAAACATTATATATATAAAAGCCTGATTGTCTTTGCAGGGCTGGCTGTAACTTTCTCCTGCAAAAAATCACTTGTAGAAAATAATCCCTCAGGAATTACCGCTGAAAGTGTTTATACCACGCCGGCAGGATTTGAAACGCTTGTTAACGCAGCCTATTCCTATCAGCGCTGGTGGTATGGAAAAGAAGAAGGTCATAGTATTTCTGAGATGGGTACAGATCTTTGGATGAGTGGTGCTGGTGATATCAATACTGATTTAACCCAATATATTAACCTTCAGGGCACAAATGCTGCTATTACTACCGAATGGCAGCAACTGTATGCGGCAGTTAATTTGTGCAATGCAGGAATAAATAAGATCGCAGGAGCAGGGCTGTCGTCCACTGCCAGGCCAATAAGAGAGGCTGAATTAAAGTTTTTGCGTGCATTTTATTACTGGCATATCGTTGAAACCTGGGGAGGGGTTCATTTTTCATTGAATGAAACTCAGGGAGTAATCACCACGGCGAATAAAACACCTGTAGAGACCTTTAATAAGCAAATTATTGAGGACCTGTTATTTGCAGTTGCCAATCTGCCGGTTACCACAGCAGATTATGGGAGAGTGACCAAACCTGCTGCCCAGGCCTTTTTATCAAGAATGTATCTCACACAAAAGAAAAATACAGAGGCCAGGGATATGGCTGTTGCAGTAATTAATGGTGGTTATGGCTTTACATTATTGCCTGCCTACGCTGACCTGTGGAAAATGTCGAATCTCAAAAATAAGGAAGTTGTTTATACCGTTAATTACTCAACAAATCTATCATTGAATGATCTTTTGGATCCGATCCTCAATCCATTAGGCCATAGCAGAGGCAGTAATAGCGGACACATGTTGTATGCGATGAAATACGACGACCAGCCAGGTATGTTGCGTGACCTTGCTAACGGAAGACCTTTTGACCGTTATATGCCTACACGTTTTCTATTGGATCTATATGATGACAATGATTCCAGGTATGAGGGTTCATTTCAAACGGTCTGGTATGCAAACGGTACGACCAGACCAGCAGGGATGAAAATAGGAGATACTGCTATTCTGACTACTAAAAAAGTATTTCCATCCACGGGTAAAATATATAAAGTATTTGATCGCAATGCCGTTTACAATGCAAACGGAACAGTTAAGGATCAATTACATTATGTTTCTCTGAATAAATTTGCAGATCCTGTCAGAACGAGTATCAATGAGGCACAGAGTGCAAGAGATGTCTTTGTGATTCGTTTTGCCGAGTTATATCTGATTGCTGCTGAAGCTGAATTTAATCTGGGGAATCCGGGAGCTGCTGCAACCTACTTAAATGTGATCCGTACCAGAGCGGCTAAATCTGGTAAAGTGGCTGCCATGCAGATTACGCCAGCGCAGGTTAGCTTGGACTTTATATTAGATGAACGGGCAAGGGAGTTTGCCGGTGAGCAAATACGCTGGTTTGATTTGAAAAGAACTGGTAAATTACTGGAAAGGGTCAAAGCATTTAACCCTGATGCGAAAGGTATAACTGACTTTAACCTGATCAGGCCAATTCCCAGAACACAGATTGATGCGGTTACTAATAAAAGTGAATTCACACAGAATCCTGGGTATCAATAA
- a CDS encoding polysaccharide lyase family 1 protein, giving the protein MKTRVNYLTSSAVALCIAFISFGCQKSKDPGAGTENLDATKLKTATEATCTVQGWASQNGGTTGGGTATPTVVTNYTALKAAIQNVNVKVVQVNGTIIIPDAGRISFQDQTGKTIFGSAGAKLVSNDQSKANSGIINVKRCTNIIIRNLIFEGPGAYDTDGWDNAILDASTNVWVDHCEFRDGVDGNFDIKNISDYITVSNCKFGYLKPPRAGGSGGSDDHRFSGLIGSSDSATADRNRLRVTFVRCWWAEGCVARMPRVRFGKVHLVNNYFSSTVSKSCIQAGFEANILAEANVFENVKNPVDLMDNKSTAVQLKNNTFTNVTGNILGNGNTAFTPSYSISTLNSSSVKAAVTSSGGAGATLSGNNCS; this is encoded by the coding sequence ATGAAAACGAGAGTAAACTACCTCACCTCTTCGGCTGTGGCCTTGTGCATTGCCTTTATTTCCTTTGGTTGCCAGAAAAGTAAAGATCCGGGTGCTGGCACAGAAAACTTAGATGCAACAAAGCTGAAAACGGCAACTGAAGCTACTTGTACTGTGCAAGGATGGGCCTCACAAAACGGAGGGACTACAGGTGGCGGGACAGCTACGCCAACAGTAGTCACTAATTATACAGCTTTAAAAGCTGCCATACAAAATGTTAATGTGAAAGTGGTACAAGTTAATGGGACGATTATAATACCAGATGCCGGAAGAATCTCTTTCCAGGACCAGACAGGAAAAACCATCTTTGGTTCTGCCGGAGCAAAACTGGTTTCCAATGATCAAAGCAAAGCTAATTCTGGTATTATTAATGTTAAAAGATGTACAAATATTATCATCAGGAACCTGATCTTCGAAGGCCCTGGCGCTTATGATACTGACGGCTGGGATAATGCAATATTAGACGCAAGTACAAATGTATGGGTTGACCATTGTGAGTTCAGAGACGGCGTTGATGGCAACTTTGATATTAAAAATATCTCTGATTATATTACAGTGTCTAATTGCAAGTTTGGTTATTTAAAACCGCCAAGAGCAGGTGGTTCGGGTGGTTCAGATGATCATCGTTTTTCGGGCCTGATCGGTTCAAGCGATAGTGCTACTGCTGATAGAAACCGGCTTCGTGTTACATTTGTACGTTGCTGGTGGGCTGAAGGCTGTGTAGCAAGAATGCCCCGTGTAAGGTTTGGTAAAGTGCACCTGGTCAATAACTACTTTAGCAGCACAGTAAGCAAGAGCTGTATACAGGCAGGTTTTGAAGCAAATATTCTGGCAGAGGCGAACGTTTTTGAAAACGTTAAGAACCCTGTAGATTTAATGGACAATAAATCTACAGCTGTTCAGCTTAAAAATAACACGTTTACTAATGTAACGGGAAATATTCTGGGCAATGGTAATACTGCATTTACACCTTCTTACAGCATTTCAACGCTGAATTCATCCAGTGTTAAAGCTGCAGTTACTTCATCGGGTGGCGCAGGAGCTACACTGTCTGGTAATAACTGTTCCTGA
- a CDS encoding PLP-dependent aminotransferase family protein, with translation MNSPFLRQIFESITLDSLLPRSVYLQLADAILLSIKNGQLQSGQKLLSTRDLSDLLNINRITVSKAYAELQMQGWLESTTGSGTFVSKHIADHIPAALGSELVHAPQKIAGFTVPSISYPERSGDAIVTELHLDDGYPDPRFSPLKEFYRAYRNQLERSGLYHKFGSYGNPAGPSAYRQALSDYLNETRGLKTTADNILSVRGTLMGINLVCNALISPGDVVVSEIPGWKRAEHNFLHAGAKHIGVPVDEHGLIVDELRKVCRQQKIRMVYVTPHHQYPTTVSLRIDRRLELLRLANEYGFIIFEDDYDFDFHFKHRPLLPLASADENGMVIYCGSFSKSFSPAFRMGYLVAAKNVIEQLAGVRILLDRQGDHVLDNAMADLLNDGTIQRYLRKTLTIYQEKRDFFCGLLYKELKGAVNFTLPEGGMSVWTMFDTSINLEKLAKNAHQKGLYLADGKAHIYPDFNANGIRLGFASSTKDELSSSVQILKELIR, from the coding sequence ATGAATAGTCCATTTTTACGACAGATTTTTGAAAGTATTACGCTGGATTCTTTATTGCCAAGATCGGTATACCTGCAACTGGCCGATGCCATACTTTTATCTATTAAAAACGGTCAGCTTCAGTCTGGCCAGAAACTGCTGAGTACCAGAGATCTTTCTGATTTACTAAATATCAATCGTATCACAGTTTCCAAAGCTTATGCCGAATTGCAAATGCAGGGATGGCTGGAAAGCACAACAGGCAGTGGTACTTTTGTTTCCAAACATATTGCTGATCATATACCGGCTGCTCTGGGCAGCGAATTGGTTCATGCACCACAAAAGATAGCTGGCTTTACTGTACCTTCCATCAGTTATCCAGAGCGTTCCGGAGATGCTATTGTCACGGAGCTGCATTTAGATGATGGTTATCCTGACCCCAGATTTTCACCATTAAAAGAATTTTACCGGGCTTACCGGAATCAGCTTGAAAGAAGTGGGTTGTATCATAAATTTGGTAGCTATGGAAATCCTGCAGGCCCGTCTGCTTACAGGCAAGCTTTATCCGATTATCTCAATGAAACAAGAGGACTGAAAACAACCGCTGACAATATACTTTCAGTAAGAGGTACCTTGATGGGAATTAACCTGGTTTGTAATGCTTTGATCAGCCCTGGCGATGTAGTTGTTTCTGAAATTCCCGGATGGAAAAGAGCTGAACATAATTTTCTGCACGCAGGTGCTAAACATATCGGCGTTCCTGTAGACGAACATGGCCTGATCGTAGATGAACTTCGTAAGGTTTGTCGGCAACAAAAAATAAGAATGGTATATGTGACACCCCATCACCAATATCCTACAACAGTATCTTTAAGAATTGACCGGCGATTGGAACTGCTCAGGCTGGCTAATGAATATGGTTTTATCATTTTTGAAGATGACTATGATTTTGATTTCCATTTTAAACACCGTCCGCTGTTACCACTGGCCAGTGCAGATGAAAACGGAATGGTCATTTATTGCGGATCTTTCAGTAAAAGTTTTTCTCCGGCTTTTCGAATGGGGTACCTGGTCGCAGCAAAAAACGTCATCGAACAGCTGGCGGGAGTCCGGATATTGTTAGATAGACAAGGTGACCATGTGCTGGACAATGCAATGGCTGATTTATTGAATGACGGCACGATACAACGTTATTTAAGGAAAACATTAACTATATATCAGGAAAAGAGAGATTTTTTTTGCGGCTTACTGTATAAAGAGTTGAAAGGCGCTGTAAACTTTACCCTACCTGAAGGCGGCATGTCGGTATGGACCATGTTTGACACTTCAATTAACCTGGAAAAACTGGCTAAAAATGCCCATCAGAAAGGTTTATATTTAGCTGATGGGAAGGCACATATTTACCCCGATTTTAATGCAAATGGGATAAGACTTGGTTTTGCTTCTTCTACTAAAGATGAATTGAGCAGCAGTGTTCAAATTCTGAAAGAGCTGATCAGATGA
- a CDS encoding GNAT family N-acetyltransferase yields MKTITISKATIENKETVQLIGRQTFLETFSTNNTEQDMKNYLEESFSDQQISSELANSDSLFFIAWEDENPIGYLKLNIGQAQTELQDNTGLEIERIYVKKIFHGKKVGQLLYDKALEIAKFQQKAYIWLGVWEQNPRAIRFYEKNGFIAFDKHIFKMGTDEQTDIMMKKSLQIV; encoded by the coding sequence ATGAAGACTATCACCATAAGTAAAGCTACAATTGAAAATAAAGAAACTGTACAGCTCATCGGCAGGCAAACTTTTCTGGAAACTTTTTCAACAAACAACACTGAACAGGACATGAAAAATTATCTGGAAGAAAGTTTCAGTGATCAGCAAATAAGTTCAGAACTGGCAAATTCAGATTCGCTCTTTTTTATTGCATGGGAAGATGAAAATCCTATAGGATACCTGAAATTAAACATCGGTCAGGCACAGACTGAATTACAGGACAATACAGGACTGGAGATTGAACGTATTTATGTCAAAAAGATTTTTCATGGTAAAAAAGTAGGTCAGCTGCTTTATGACAAAGCATTGGAAATAGCAAAGTTTCAACAGAAAGCCTATATCTGGTTGGGTGTATGGGAGCAAAATCCGCGTGCAATCAGGTTTTACGAAAAGAATGGCTTTATCGCTTTTGACAAACACATCTTCAAAATGGGCACAGATGAACAAACAGATATCATGATGAAAAAGTCATTACAGATCGTTTAA
- a CDS encoding DUF4236 domain-containing protein: MAWSFHKRLKIIPVIHLNLSKSGISTSIGTKGANIPHSYTTPFASTSNIFSADIHKITSQDRQGIKEVIVLAHQQKKELAHDLLSIQTTLGTSKLKRMLSFIFLYGLFIKRIPENLAADIELQKEAIHQTKTVIENCYVKLDIDFDSEMKEKHDKLVNAFKKLATSHKIWDITSAHFQDRVVARSSASTIVNKQEVKCSFRSVPGLRSNIEALYFENANGADLYCYPGFIIIHHNPADFEIIGIDEINLQQRAVRFTETATVPADSKIIDKTWARVNKNGTPDKRFNDNYQIPIIRYGEITLSTHTGLNEEYEFSNYEFTEEFSNVFKEYQIAIKRSVMTFSS, from the coding sequence ATGGCCTGGAGTTTTCACAAACGCTTAAAAATCATTCCTGTAATACATTTAAACTTAAGCAAAAGTGGTATATCGACTTCAATTGGTACTAAAGGAGCAAATATACCTCACTCCTATACAACACCTTTTGCCTCCACCAGCAATATTTTTAGTGCAGATATCCATAAAATAACCAGTCAGGACAGGCAAGGTATAAAAGAAGTAATCGTTCTGGCTCATCAGCAAAAAAAAGAATTAGCGCATGATCTGTTAAGCATACAGACAACTTTAGGAACTTCAAAATTGAAGCGTATGCTCAGCTTTATATTTCTTTATGGGCTGTTTATTAAGCGTATCCCTGAGAACCTGGCGGCAGATATTGAGCTGCAAAAAGAAGCAATTCATCAGACCAAGACAGTAATTGAAAATTGTTACGTAAAACTTGATATTGATTTTGACTCAGAAATGAAAGAAAAGCATGACAAGCTGGTTAACGCATTTAAGAAATTAGCAACCAGTCATAAAATCTGGGATATTACAAGCGCACATTTTCAAGACCGTGTAGTCGCGCGTTCTTCAGCAAGTACCATCGTCAATAAACAGGAGGTCAAATGCTCGTTCAGGTCAGTTCCCGGCCTGAGATCAAATATTGAAGCGCTTTATTTCGAAAATGCAAATGGAGCAGACTTGTATTGCTATCCGGGTTTTATAATCATACATCATAACCCGGCAGATTTTGAAATTATCGGCATTGACGAAATCAACTTACAACAGCGCGCTGTACGCTTCACAGAGACAGCTACTGTTCCTGCCGACTCAAAAATAATTGATAAAACATGGGCCAGAGTTAATAAAAATGGTACACCAGATAAACGATTCAATGACAATTATCAAATTCCAATAATCAGGTACGGTGAAATCACATTATCAACTCACACCGGGTTAAATGAGGAATATGAATTTAGCAACTATGAGTTTACTGAAGAATTCAGCAACGTATTTAAGGAATATCAAATAGCAATTAAACGATCTGTAATGACTTTTTCATCATGA
- a CDS encoding alpha/beta hydrolase-fold protein, with amino-acid sequence MKIKNKFRFFFVLILMIGCLIDIAKAQDTVIREIDYGILDSLNSNLLKEKRMVEIFLPQDYKSGSDRKYDVLYVLDGGNWNTGLIKDAQHFLEGTSFMPSTIIVSVLGIDRNKDLSPTRVDGWATSGGADKFLGFLKNELIPYINRKYPSNGDNTLWGHSLGGLFVTYALLNEPQTFKSYIAVDPSLWWDKCYIQKIASSKLPGLAGLALTLFISGREGEEGKVMKIDTMNTILKKYAPAGLTWKSIAYPNETHNSIRLKSTYDGLKFCYAGFNNKAQFRPMNGIILKDKPFKIWFFNDTTTVHYTLDGTIPTILSDKMQHELTLNTAAKVTTENFTARARYNHTVTGDFAAGKILPPVSKQKNVKPGGFNYAYYEGKWANWPDFKNLKNPVKAGITNGDFKLDKIQKKDNIAVIIDGQLESKEEGYYIFILENGEEANLYLCNRLLMRITDSNSKLCTYMVPLTKGFYPFRIESFHKEEGYKLKLSYLTPGITHKKNGIPIPLDLQYGH; translated from the coding sequence ATGAAAATCAAAAACAAATTCCGCTTCTTTTTTGTGCTGATCTTAATGATTGGGTGTCTGATAGATATAGCTAAGGCTCAGGATACTGTCATTAGAGAAATTGATTATGGAATACTTGATTCCTTAAACTCAAACCTGCTGAAGGAAAAAAGAATGGTAGAGATATTTCTTCCCCAGGATTATAAATCGGGCAGCGATCGTAAATATGATGTACTCTATGTGCTGGATGGCGGTAACTGGAATACAGGTTTGATCAAAGACGCCCAACATTTTTTAGAAGGAACTTCTTTTATGCCCTCCACAATTATCGTTAGTGTTTTGGGCATCGACCGCAATAAAGATCTGAGTCCAACTCGTGTTGATGGTTGGGCAACCTCAGGCGGGGCAGATAAATTTCTGGGTTTTCTCAAAAATGAACTTATCCCTTATATTAACAGAAAATATCCTTCAAATGGTGACAATACACTTTGGGGACACTCATTAGGCGGTTTGTTTGTTACTTATGCCTTATTAAATGAACCGCAAACTTTTAAATCGTATATCGCAGTTGATCCGAGTCTTTGGTGGGACAAATGTTATATACAAAAAATTGCATCCAGTAAATTGCCTGGACTAGCAGGTTTAGCGCTCACACTTTTTATAAGTGGCAGAGAAGGCGAAGAAGGTAAAGTAATGAAAATTGATACCATGAATACTATTCTTAAAAAATATGCCCCTGCGGGATTAACCTGGAAAAGTATAGCTTACCCCAATGAAACACATAATTCAATAAGGCTGAAAAGCACCTATGACGGGTTAAAATTCTGCTATGCCGGCTTTAATAATAAAGCACAATTTCGTCCTATGAATGGTATTATACTGAAAGATAAACCTTTTAAAATATGGTTTTTTAATGATACCACAACTGTGCATTATACCCTTGACGGAACAATACCTACAATTTTATCTGATAAAATGCAGCATGAACTGACTTTAAATACTGCGGCAAAGGTCACTACCGAAAATTTTACTGCCAGGGCCCGTTATAATCACACCGTAACAGGAGATTTTGCAGCAGGAAAAATTCTGCCTCCTGTTTCAAAACAGAAAAATGTAAAACCAGGTGGTTTTAATTATGCTTATTACGAAGGTAAATGGGCGAATTGGCCAGACTTTAAAAACTTGAAAAACCCAGTGAAAGCAGGAATTACAAATGGTGATTTTAAGCTGGATAAAATCCAGAAAAAAGACAATATTGCTGTAATTATTGATGGACAACTGGAAAGTAAAGAAGAAGGATACTATATATTTATTTTAGAGAACGGTGAAGAAGCAAACCTATATCTTTGCAATCGCTTATTAATGCGAATAACTGATTCTAATAGCAAATTGTGCACATATATGGTACCACTAACTAAAGGGTTTTATCCGTTTCGTATAGAATCTTTCCATAAAGAGGAAGGTTATAAATTGAAGCTAAGTTATCTTACACCAGGCATTACGCATAAAAAAAATGGTATTCCGATACCATTGGATCTTCAATATGGCCATTAA